ATGTGTGAAAAATATCTTAGACCATCTGTCATTACTTTTAAGTATATGATGCTGAGAGTGCAAACAAACGATGGATACTTTACTGCTAAAAATAGACACAGTATGTCACTCTAGCTTACTTTGTCAAACGCAGCCCTTCTATACAAGTTAATTTGGATAGGATGCAAAAATGAGAGGACATCCCTAAAGGGATGCAAGTCTTTCCTGCTAGGATTAATTAACAGAGTAGCCAATAATTCCATAGAGCTTAGTTATATGTTCCAAGAATGTGATGTGAACAAGGGGCATTAAGAAAATGATGACTATACTACCAGCCAAGTTGTACGAAATCAACTGCAACTACGCATATACCCAACTCCTTAAAGTTTCTtgatcacaagaaaaaaaaaacttaagagGACATCGATGAGGGTAACCTTAACCACCAGCATGACCACAACAGCACCATTCTAATGGGCAACGTCTGTGTTGGCACAACCTGTAGTTTGTCGAAGAACGGCCTTCTTTGCGCCATCTGGCGAAATGGATCAACCACCACTTCCTCCACCCCATCCCACCCCACCATCTCGCGCTCTGTCCCCGTCGTCCAGCCCTCTTCCCCCTCTTCACCGACCTccgagccgccaccgccacagcAGCAGCTCACCTCTACTGCCCCTCCAAGACCAATTGTTATCTCTGAGCCAGTGAGAAAGCCAACTCAACCACATCCCAGGCCGAAACAACCGACCaaaccgccgccgtcatcgagCACCCAGCCACAGCAGAGGCATCAGTCTCAGGTCAAGAAGCACATCTCCAGCGCCGGGTTGCAGGTGGAGTCAGTGCTCCAACAAAAGGCGGAGAATCTCAAGGATAGGTACAACCTTGGGCGCAAGCTTGGgcagggcctgtttggcacaacaTACTTGTGCGTGGACAAGGCAACCAGAAAGGAGTATGCGTGCAAGTCGATCGCAAAGCAGAAGCTCGTCATTGATGACGACGTGG
This genomic window from Oryza sativa Japonica Group chromosome 12, ASM3414082v1 contains:
- the LOC107276318 gene encoding calcium-dependent protein kinase 27-like yields the protein MGNVCVGTTCSLSKNGLLCAIWRNGSTTTSSTPSHPTISRSVPVVQPSSPSSPTSEPPPPQQQLTSTAPPRPIVISEPVRKPTQPHPRPKQPTKPPPSSSTQPQQRHQSQVKKHISSAGLQVESVLQQKAENLKDRYNLGRKLGQGLFGTTYLCVDKATRKEYACKSIAKQKLVIDDDVEFIRREIRIMHHLAGHPNIISIRGSYEDAMAVHIVMELCTGGELFDRIISKGYYTERQAAEVARIIVSVIESCHSLGVMHRDLKPENFLFVSNEEDAPLKLIDFGLSIFFRQGKSINQL